The genome window ACCGAACGCAGGCCTGGAACATCCTCGAAGCCGCCGAGCTGCTTCATGGCGAGGCCGAGATCGCGCAGGCGATCGACCGTGTGGCTGTGCAGATCGTCGCGCGGCTCCGCGATACCGAACCGCTGGTACTGGCGGTGATGGGTGGTGGCGTCGTTTTCGCGGGGCAACTGCTGCCGCGCCTGCGCTTCCCGCTGGAGTTCGACTTCATCCACGTGACGCGCTATCGCGGCGGTACCACCGGCGGCGAGGTCCGCTGGCCAGTCGCACCGCACGTACCGCTGAAGGACCGCACGGTCCTGGTGGTCGACGACATCCTGGACGAAGGGCGCACGCTGGCGGCGGTGCGCGAGCGGTTCCTGTCCGAGGGCGTGCGCGCGTTCCACAGTGCCGTGCTCTGCGAGAAGCTGCTGCAGCAGGAGAAGCCCGTGCGCGCCGACTATGTCGGCGTGACGGTTCCCGACCGTTATGTGTTCGGCTGCGGCATGGACGTCAACGGCGCCTGGCGCAACCTGCCGGGGATCTACGCGGTCGGCCGGCAGCCTTGAAGACGATCGGCCTTCTCGGCGGGACCAGCTGGCCCTCAACCGTGATCTACTACCGACTCCTGAACGAACTCGCCCAGGAACGGTTCGGCGGCCACCACTCCGCGCGGCTGCTCGTGCACAGCATCGATTACCACGATATCCGCAGCCGTTATCCGGGTGACGGCGTTCCGCCCGAGGCATTCGACGGCATCGCACCGTTGCTCGAGGCCGAACTGCGCGCACTGGCGGCCTGCCGGCCCGGCTGCATCATCCTCGGCAACAACACGCTTCACAAGTCGCTGGATACCTTTGTCGACCGGCTGGCGCTGCCGATGCCGCTGTTCCACATCGTCGACGAGACGGCCCACGTGGCCCGGGCTGCGGGGTATCGCCGGGTGCTCCTGCTCGCCACCCGCTTCACGATGGAAGACGGCTTCTTCGCGCGGCGCCTGGCGGCGCACGGCATCGAGGCGGTGGTTCCGGATGTTCCCGACCGTGCCGAGGTGC of Rhodocyclaceae bacterium contains these proteins:
- a CDS encoding hypoxanthine-guanine phosphoribosyltransferase, whose amino-acid sequence is MIDRTQAWNILEAAELLHGEAEIAQAIDRVAVQIVARLRDTEPLVLAVMGGGVVFAGQLLPRLRFPLEFDFIHVTRYRGGTTGGEVRWPVAPHVPLKDRTVLVVDDILDEGRTLAAVRERFLSEGVRAFHSAVLCEKLLQQEKPVRADYVGVTVPDRYVFGCGMDVNGAWRNLPGIYAVGRQP
- a CDS encoding amino acid racemase — protein: MKTIGLLGGTSWPSTVIYYRLLNELAQERFGGHHSARLLVHSIDYHDIRSRYPGDGVPPEAFDGIAPLLEAELRALAACRPGCIILGNNTLHKSLDTFVDRLALPMPLFHIVDETAHVARAAGYRRVLLLATRFTMEDGFFARRLAAHGIEAVVPDVPDRAEVQAIQAPLARGEWLDEYQDRLLRVVDRHASLDAVVLGCTELPLAMKPEASALPVLDTVRIQCERAFDWAVEGRAPSTPASAY